A DNA window from Zingiber officinale cultivar Zhangliang chromosome 3A, Zo_v1.1, whole genome shotgun sequence contains the following coding sequences:
- the LOC122052930 gene encoding WRKY transcription factor 44-like — translation MQDAKSSQISKPVASRPSRGFKSIPELPTSSSASLAEKPIASKPKATRFRAASSDSAAIAVSLMDDDTSATEMTRTNILVKPTAKSVSRATASLLSSLGNTDSAQQPPVANDQFVEQELKQTLEASNSMRQSQELDARIQQPAGQDRQSYDGYNWRKYGQKQVKGSEYPRSYYKCTYPTCQVKKKVERSFDGQIAEIVYKGEHNHPKPQPQPQPPRRVAPGLQEQAFAAVAADENSREIGNLSWSSSLLEVNPKELSMAPNFCAQVCTIPTSTGAMDNCMLRDCKRRKNEEPISGTNRVGETFTEPQSLIQTSAESNISGDGYHWRKYGQKVVKGNSYPRSYYKCTAPKCNVRKYTERASDNSNYIVTTYEGKHDHEMPMKRTNSVVTNTETPPS, via the exons ATGCAAGATGCGAAGAGTAGTCAGATCTCGAAACCAGTGGCGTCGAGGCCTTCTCGCGGCTTTAAGTCCATCCCTGAGCTCCCGACGAGTTCTTCTGCGTCCCTTGCTGAAAAACCAATCGCCAGTAAACCAAAAGCTACCAGATTTAGAGCTGCATCCAGTGACTCGGCAGCCATAGCCGTCTCGCTGATG GATGATGATACGTCGGCAACGGAGATGACGAGAACAAATATCCTGGTCAAGCCCACGGCAAAATCGGTTTCCCGTGCCACTGCTTCTCTCTTGTCGAGCCTG GGAAACACTGATTCCGCTCAGCAACCACCAGTTGCGAACGACCAATTTGTGGAGCAAGAATTGAAGCAGACGTTAGAGGCCTCAAACTCGATGCGACAGAGCCAAGAACTCGACGCGAGAATTCAACAGCCGGCAGGGCAAGATCGGCAATCGTACGATGGCTATAACTGGAGAAAGTATGGGCAAAAGCAGGTGAAAGGCAGCGAGTATCCGCGAAGCTACTACAAGTGCACATATCCCACATGCCAAGTCAAAAAGAAAGTCGAGAGGTCGTTTGACGGGCAGATCGCCGAGATTGTGTACAAGGGCGAGCACAACCACCCGAAGCCTCAGCCTCAGCCTCAGCCTCCAAGGCGAGTTGCGCCGGGTTTACAAGAGCAGGCTTTTGCTGCCGTCGCCGCCGACGAGAACAGTAGAGAGATTGGTAATCTGTCATGGAGCAGCTCCCTgttggaggtcaaccccaaggaATTGTCCATGGCACCGAACTTCTGTGCGCAG GTCTGCACAATTCCAACGAGTACGGGAGCAATGGAtaattgcatgctgcgtgattgcAAGAGAAG GAAGAATGAAGAACCAATTAGTGGTACAAATAGAGTTGGAGAAACTTTTACAGAGCCTCAATCGTTGATTCAAACCTCTGCAGAATCTAACATCTCCGGAGATGGCTATCACTGGAGAAAATATGGACAAAAAGTAGTGAAAGGCAATAGTTATCCGAG AAGTTATTACAAATGCACAGCCCCAAAGTGCAATGTGCGCAAGTATACCGAGAGGGCTTCGGATAATTCCAACTATATCGTGACGACATACGAGGGAAAGCATGATCACGAGATGCCAATGAAGAGGACCAATTCGGTTGTGACTAACACTGAAACACCGCCTTCTTGA
- the LOC122052931 gene encoding probable signal peptidase complex subunit 2 codes for MGSSGAAKSPKKINLLDHHSIKHLLDESVTEVVKSRGYTEDVRLSNVRLLIGSIIIAIALLAQFYPKKFPENKDFLLTCIGLYVVFNALLQFISYTKEKNAFLFTHPPAGSYSTGLVVSSKLPRFSDIYTLTIASADPKSISANKPVVLTKSVTKWFTKEGLLVEGLFWKDVAKLIDDYNGDRKSK; via the exons ATGGGGAGCAGCGGCGCGGCGAAGAGCCCAAAAAAGATTAACCTCCTTGATCATCACTCCATCAAGCATCTTCTCGATGAATCCGTCACCGAG GTCGTTAAGAGTCGGGGGTACACTGAAGATGTGAGGCTGAGCAACGTCAGGCTGCTGATCGGATCCATCATTATCGCGATCGCGCTCCTCGCACAGTTCTATCCGAAAAAGTTCCCGGAAAACAAGGATTTTCTTCTCACTTGCATCGGATT GTATGTAGTATTTAATGCGTTGTTGCAGTTCATCAGTTACACAAAGGAGAAGAATGCGTTCCTTTTCACTCACCCTCCTGCT GGATCCTATAGTACGGGTTTGGTTGTGTCTTCCAAGCTGCCAAGGTTCTCTGATATTTACACCCTTACAATAGCCAGTGCCGATCCAAAGTCCATTTCTGCTAATAAGCCAGTTGTCCTGACGAAGAGTGTTACAAAATG GTTTACCAAGGAAGGTCTTCTTGTTGAAGGTCTTTTCTGGAAAGATGTTGCGAAACTGATTGACGATTACAATGGCGACCGGAAGAGCAAATGA